DNA from Kitasatospora acidiphila:
GGGTGCTCGGCTTCGACCTGCGCCGCAAGCCGGCCGACCTCGGCCGCGGCGCCGCCGTGGCCGCCGTGATCGGCGGCACCGGCCTGGCACTGTACTTCGCCTCCCGGGCGGCCGGCTTCAACCTCACGGTCGTCCCGTCCGGGCTGCCCGACGTCTGGTGGCGGATCCCGGTGCTGGTCCTCTCCGCCTGCCAGAACGCGGTGCTGGAGGAGGTGGTGGTGCTCGGCTACCTGGTTCGCCGGCTCGACCAGCGCGGCTGGACGCCCGCCGCCGTGCTGCTGACCAGCGCCGCGGTGCGCGGCTCGTACCACCTCTACCAGGGGATCGGCGGGCTGGTCGGCAACATGGTGATGGGCGCCGTCTTCGTGCTGCTCTACCGGCGCTGGGGGCGGGTGATGCCGATGGTGGCCGCCCATGCGCTGATCGACACCACGGCCTTCGTGGGCTACGCGCTGCTGGCGGGGCACGTCTCGTGGCTGCCCACGGGGTGACCAAACGGTTGTTCAGCAGGGGTGGCCGAGCAGGGGTGGCCGAGCAGGGGTGGCCGAGCAGGGGTGGCCGAGCAGGGGTGAGCGAGCGCTTGCTCAGCGGGGGTGGGCGCGCAGGGTCCCCTCGACCACCGTCACCGCGTGCCCGGCCAGCCGGACGCGGTCGCCCAGCAGCTCGCAGTCGAGCAGCCCGCCGCGCACCGAGGCCTGGTACCCGGTCAGCCCGGTGCGGCCGAGGCGCTCGGCCCAGAACGGGGTCAGCGCGGTGTGCGCGCTGCCGGTGACCGGGTCCTCCGCCACCCCGGCGGCCGGTGCGAAGTAGCGCGAGACGAAGTCGTAGCCGCCCTCCCGGTCCTCCGCCCGCGCGGTGACGGCGACACCGCGGGCCGGCTGCCGGGTGATCGCGGCCAGGTCCGGCGCCAGCCCGCGGACCGCGTGCTCACTGCCCAACTCGGCCACCAGGATGCCCAGCCCGCCGGTGTCGCGACAGCTCAGCACTGCAGAGCCGAGCGCCTCGGCCAGCCCGTCCGGGACCGCCGTCTCGGTCAGCGCGGCCGTCGGCAGATCCAGGGCGATCCGGCCGTCGGGGCGCGGAGTGGCGGTCAGCACACCGCTGAGCGTGTGGAACCGCACCGGCTCCGCCGCGACCAGCCCCCCGGTACGCAGCGCATGGGTGGCGGCCAGGGTGCCATGGCCGCAGAGCGGGACCTCGGTCATCGGGGTGAACCAGCGCAGTGCCCA
Protein-coding regions in this window:
- a CDS encoding CPBP family intramembrane glutamic endopeptidase, whose amino-acid sequence is MTIAPPAQPADTLPPGDRRRRLLGIELLIVLGLSLGASGVSALISFVDSATRNVGLAHQTAALNSSAAPGRPWIDLAYQLYYITRGLMPVALVGYLLVREGTSLRVLGFDLRRKPADLGRGAAVAAVIGGTGLALYFASRAAGFNLTVVPSGLPDVWWRIPVLVLSACQNAVLEEVVVLGYLVRRLDQRGWTPAAVLLTSAAVRGSYHLYQGIGGLVGNMVMGAVFVLLYRRWGRVMPMVAAHALIDTTAFVGYALLAGHVSWLPTG
- a CDS encoding PhzF family phenazine biosynthesis protein, with protein sequence MQISIIDAFTERPFAGNPAAVCLLPDGDWPEERWLRQVAREMNLSETAFVRRLPDGDWALRWFTPMTEVPLCGHGTLAATHALRTGGLVAAEPVRFHTLSGVLTATPRPDGRIALDLPTAALTETAVPDGLAEALGSAVLSCRDTGGLGILVAELGSEHAVRGLAPDLAAITRQPARGVAVTARAEDREGGYDFVSRYFAPAAGVAEDPVTGSAHTALTPFWAERLGRTGLTGYQASVRGGLLDCELLGDRVRLAGHAVTVVEGTLRAHPR